In Ostrea edulis chromosome 10, xbOstEdul1.1, whole genome shotgun sequence, one genomic interval encodes:
- the LOC125666727 gene encoding uncharacterized protein LOC125666727, whose amino-acid sequence MSVNQQRKRAMKRLMQDYEELQREPVENVSAMPLDSNVFEWHCNFKHDDIIYHLILFFSEKYPYDSPSAEFVPVGFRYNSGATMSGKVGTKVCLNIFSDFAYIHTEWKDEKTVGWSPGYTVQTILLNVVAFLAETQSGDYSWMKDASDHNRKLSKGFKCDCGHSYAKPLPAFDAGKPEKSGKKADKKGKQTNAAANKALPEIIDYASKERFNISVKPKSKDELFGYGLIVSGPSHRPALTTPCEFIILETFEAMKKAIGSVKSVMKEDIKFFLPMYITPNHGSMIKDTFEQCLNDVAVILPKCKPNKTPLVDLIIKVIPNLMSATVVEFSKGTQHTSDNSLNGYFSLHRLFLWALDTYPKLQGEIDSRLKTFIDDVGQRNKKACPHIGEWLMLLAASFKYTWQDAAWAYLSESFKRNVMWYVKEDAKLGMLDTDKNYRINETLQRTLVSRKLLAFQVLFLDIAMPKGKSKADLVKRYDSSLGFPTEEMVKQMKDSIQLINNMKTYSDWFKVLKIKPLRDDEVFDKLVSAVQYSIDTDGYHWTFWKTGGGWGEVLRRYKPYKKKEDKDGEKTKGKEEEAGPSPKKKPAMKKEDSKPKGRGRGGKAAAGKPAGRGAKKVNDEPEEPVGKGRGRGQKRKADDPAPVGRGRGGKKRK is encoded by the exons ATGTCGGTGAACCAACAGAGAAAGCGAGCTATGAAGCGTCTTATGCAGGACTATGAAGAATTACAGAGAGAACCAGTAGAGAACGTGTCCGCCATGCCGCTGGATTCGAACGTGTTTGAATGGCACTGCAACTTTAAGCACGATGACATCATATATCATCTCATTCTCTTTTTCTCGGAAAAATACCCATATGATTCTCCAAGCGCTGAATTTGTTCCTGTAGGTTTCCGCTACAACAGCGGCGCAACGATGTCAGGTAAAGTTGGAACGAAGGTGTGCCTGAATATCTTTTCCGATTTTGCTTACATTCACACAGAATGGAAAGACGAGAAGACCGTAGGATGGTCTCCCGGGTACACAGTGCAGACGATTCTTCTGAATGTCGTAGCTTTTCTTGCGGAGACGCAGTCAGGTGACTATTCGTGGATGAAGGATGCATCGGACCATAACCGAAAGCTCTCAAAGGGTTTCAAATGTGATTGTGGACACAGCTATGCGAAACCACTTCCGGCGTTTGACGCGGGTAAGCCTGAAAAAAGCGGAAAGAAAGCAGACAAAAAAGGCAAGCAAACTAATGCGGCAGCAAACAAAGCTTTACCGGAAATAATAGATTATGCATCGAAAGAACGCTTTAACATATCAGTAAAACCAAAGTCGAAAGATGAGCTATTTGGCTACGGTTTGATTGTGTCAGGGCCATCGCATAGACCGGCTCTGACAACACCTTGCGAATTCATCATCTTAGAAACCTTTGAGGCAATGAAAAAAGCAATTGGCTCTGTCAAAAGTGTCATGAAAGAAGATATCAAATTTTTTCTTCCAATGTACATCACTCCCAATCATGGCTCTATGATCAAAGATACTTTTGAACAATGTTTAAACGACGTTGCAGTCATTTTACCAAAATGTAAGCCGAATAAAACTCCCCTCGTGGACCTCATCATAAAGGTCATACCCAACTTGATGAGCGCAACCGTAGTGGAGTTCTCTAAAGGGACACAGCACACCAGTGACAACAGCTTGAATGGTTACTTCTCCCTGCATAGACTTTTTCTGTGGGCATTGGACACTTATCCAAAGTTACAGGGGGAAATTGACTCCAGACTTAAG ACATTTATTGACGACGTGGGCCAGAGAAACAAAAAGGCATGCCCTCATATCGGAGAATGGCTAATGCTTCTTGCAGCATCATTCAAATACAC TTGGCAGGATGCTGCCTGGGCTTACCTATCAGAAAGCTTCAAAAGAAACGTTATGTGGTATGTAAAGGAAGACGCCAAACTGGGCATGCTCGACACGGACAAAAACTATCGCATCAACGAAACTCTACAGAGGACACTCGTTAGCAGGAAACTACTAGCCTTTCAG GTGCTCTTTCTAGATATCGCCATGCCCAAGGGAAAGTCGAAAGCAGATCTAGTAAAGCGATATGATAGCAGTCTTGGTTTCCCTACAGAGGAAATGGTGAAACAGATGAAGGATTCCATCCAGCTCATCAATAACATGAAAACCTATTCTGATTGGTTCAAA GTATTGAAGATCAAACCTCTCCGAGATGATGAGGTGTTCGATAAACTGGTATCCGCAGTCCAGTACTCCATCGATACTGACGGCTACCACTGGACGTTTTGGAAGACAGGGGGAGGGTGGGGCGAGGTCCTCAGAAGATACAAACCCTACAAAAAGAAAGAAG ATAAAGACGGTGAAAAGACTAAAGGCAAAGAGGAGGAAGCAGGACCAAGTCCGAAAAAGAAGCCAGCCATGAAGAAGGAGGACTCAAAGCCAAAGGGACGTGGTAGGGGAGGGAAAGCAGCAGCTGGGAAACCCGCAGGCAGAGGAGCTAAAAAGGTCAATGACGAGCCAGAGGAACCTGTGGGGAAAGGTCGGGGACGCGGCCAGAAACGCAAGGCTGACGACCCTGCGCCTGTGGGTAGGGGACGTGGAGGGAAAAAGAGGAAATAA